The window GCCGCCGCGGGGCCGGCGCCTCTGTCCCGCCGACTCAGCGGAGCTCGACGGTCACGCCGAAGGCCCGGAGCCGGTCGACGACCTCCTCGGCGTACGACACGTCGGCCGCCGGCCCGGCGCCCGCCAAGGCGCGGCGGGCCGCCGGGAAGTGGTGCCACACCAGGGTGAAGGGCGGGACGGCTCCGTACCCGCCGGACAGGCAGTCGAACAGCGAGTTCCAGCACCGGCCGTAGTAGCCTCCGGGGCCGTTGACGGCCTCCCCGAGCGCGCAGTGCAGGGCGTACCAGCCGGTCACGAGCCGGCCGTCGAGGTGGTGACGGCCGCCCTTCCGGTCCGGGCCCGCGTCCTTCTCCGTGAGCCACAGCCATTCGGCGAGCAACTCGTCCGGGAAGCGCGTCCACTGGTGGGGCTCGGCGGGTCGCCCCTCACGCCACAACGCCCACACGGCCTCCAGCGCCGGCAGGGGCTTGTCCTCGACCCGTCCGGCGACCTCGACGTCCAGGAGACCGGAGCCGAAGGCGGAGGGCTTCGCCCCGATGACCCGCAAGTGGGCGTCGCGGCCGGTCATCACCCGGCCCGTCCGGTCGACGGCGAGGATGTCCGTCGGAGTGGAGCGGTCGCCCCCGGCCAGGAGAGGTGCGTCGGGGTCGACGCCGAGGAGCCGGAGCACGGCCTGTTCCGGAGCCTTGCGGGTGGCGAAGAGCCGCGGCGCCGCCGCGCAGGAGCCGTAGGGGTCCTCGCCTTCGGCGCCGGACAGTTCGAATCCGAACTGCCGGCGCAGTTCGTCCGGCGGTCGACCGAAGGACAAGTCGGGCGTCCGGACCGTGGCCTCCACGGTGATGTCGATGCGTGAGGGGTCCTCCGAGCCGGGCCGGTGGGCCACGACCACGGCGTCGGACAGTCCGTGGGTCCAGCCGTCCACGGGCAGGCCCCTGAGGGTCACCCCGATCCGCAGATCGCCGACTCGGCCGCGGTCCGCGCCGGCGACGGCGGCGCGCAGCCGCCCCGACGGTGCGCACGAGAAGAGCGTCAGCTGCTCCCGCGGGGCGGTGGGCGGCGGCAGTTCGGCGAACAACCCCTCCACCTCGGCGCACTTCGCCAACACCGCGTACCCGAAGCTGTAGGGGGCGTCCCGCCCGTCCTCCCCGTGGTCCCGCTCCTCGACCAGGACATAGCGCAGCGGTACGTCGCGCCGCCGGTTCCACCGCTCGTGCCAGGGGTTGTTCATCGCGACCATCCAACAGCAACCGGCCCGGCGCCTCACCCGGGTTTTTCCCTTCGCCCCGCCGGCGCCGGCCCCGCGCGCGGGGCGCGTGTGTGCAGCTCCGGAACTACGATGGACGCATCCAGCCGAAACGACCCGGTTGGCCCGGATCTCGTCTCTCGGCCGCGTGCAGACACGTACGCATACCCAGGGTGATCGATGACGATGAAGCCAACCGCCCGGATCAAGCGAACCGCTGAAGGGCGCGTCGGCGCCAGGGTCCCCGCGATCGCCGCCGCTGCCGCCTGCGCCGTCTGCCTGCTGCCCGGGGGTGTGGCCGCCGGCGAGGCCGACCAGGCAGGGTCTCCCACGAAGGCCGCGTGCGCGACCTCGCTGCCGGACAGTTTCTGGCGCGCCCCCGTGGACAAGCTCCCCGTGCACCCGAACTCCGCCCGGTACGTCTCCTCGATCGGCTCCTCGGTACCGCTTCACCCGGACTTCGGGTCGGGCCTGAGCGACGGCGAACCCTTCGGCATCCCCATCACGGTCTCGGACGAGAAGCTGCCGGAAACGAAGGTCACCCTGGACTACGCCGACGAGAGCGACAAGACCGGGTACCGCATCCCGCAGGACGCCAGGATCGAGAACGGGCCGGCGAGCGAGGGGGACCGCCACGTCGTCGTGTGGGACCGCGACCTGTGCAAGTCCTACGAGCTGTGGAACGCGAAGCAGGAGGGCGACAACGCCTGGCACGCCGGAGGGGGCGCCGTCTTCGACCTGACGACCAACGAACTCCGGCCCGACGGCTGGACGTCCGCCGATGCCGCCGGCCTCGCCATCCTTCCCGGACTGGCGCGCCACGAGGAGGCGGCGTCCGGGCACATCGACCACGCGATCCGTGTCACCGTGCCGCGCTCGGACCAGAGTCACGTCTGGCCCGCCAGGCACCAGGCGGGCTCCGCGGCTGACGCGTCGCTGCCACCCATGGGGTTGCGGCTGCGGCTGAAGGACTCGGTGGACACCTCGGCGATGGGCCCGCAGGCCAAGGCCGTGGCCGAGGCGCTCAAGAAGTACGGCGCCATCGTCGCGGACAACGGCTCGGCCTGGTTCATCACCGGTGAGGAGAACCCCGGTTGGGACAATGCCCAACTCGACGCGCTCAAGGCCATCAAGGGGTCGGACTTCGAGGCGGTCGACGCATCGGGACTGCAACAGTCGCCGGACTCGGGAGCCGTGGAGACCAAGTGACCCCCCGGCCGGGTGGGGGCCGACCCGGGCCGGACCCCCGGCCGGGAACCCGCAGGGGCGGGTCCCCGAGGGGTGACCCACGTCTACGTCCGGGCGACGGCCTCCAACGGGCTCAGCGCGGCCGCCCGGCGGGCCGGACCGGCGGCCGCGACCGTGCCGATCGCGAGGGAGACCAGGCACACGAGGAGCAGCGTCCCCCACGGCAGGGCCATGGAGTAGTCCGCGATCGCGCCGTTCGCCAGAGCGCCGACCGCCCAGGCTCCGAAGAGCCCGCCCGCCAGGCCCAGGAGCGTGCCGAACGCGGCGACCGTCAGGGACTCCAGCCGGATCATGCGGCGGATCCGGCCGCGATCCATGCCGAGGGCACGCAACACGCCGATCTCGCGGGTGCGTTCCGCGACCGACACGGCCAGGGTGTTCACGATGCCGAGCGAGGAGATCACGGCGCCGAGTGCGAGCAGCCCGTACATGAGGGTCAGCAGGTCGCCCATGGCCCCGGCGGCCTCGTGGACGAGTTCGTCGCGGTTCTGGACCTTCATGAGCGGACTGTTGCCGGTGGCGGTGCGCAGCCCGTCGGCGGTGGCCGGGGCAGCGCCGCCGGCGCCGGCACGCACGAGGATCCGCTGGACGGAGTCCGGCAGGTGGCTGTGCCGACCCACTTCGACGCGCGCGCCCAGCACGTCGTGGGCGACGGGGTTGTCCCGGTAGACACCGACGACGGTGTACTGCCTGGGCTCCTGGTCGCGACCGATGCGCGCGGTCAGCGCGCTGCCCGCGCTCAAGCCCTGTTCGCGGGCGACGGAGGCGGACACGGCGAGCCGGCCGGGACCGAGGTCCTTCAGGGATCCGCTGACGAAGTCGAGTTCCATGACGTCGTGCACGGTCTCGGGGTCGACGCCGGCGATCTCGCGTACCTGGCCGCCCGTGAACAGCGTGGAGTCCGTGACGGCGCTCGCCGTCTCGACGCCGGAGGTGTCGGCCACCCGCTGCACGGCGGCCGGATCGATGCCGCTCATGGTGGAACGGGCACTGATGACGTAGTCGGCGCCGAGACCGGCCGCGGCCTGCCGGTCGAGGGCCTGCGACGTGGAGTCGCCGATGACGGCGAGCCCGGCGACCAGGGCCGTGCTGACCATCAGCGCGGACGCGGTGGCCGCGGTGCGGCGCGGGTCGCGCAGCGCGTTCTCCCGGGCGAGCCGGCCGGCGATCCCGAGGCGGTCGGTCAGACGTCCGCTCAGCCGGATCACGGGACCCGCGAGGAGCGGCGCCAGGACGATCAGGGCGACCACGACGACGGCGCACCCGAACATGGCGTTCCGCAGGTTCTCCTCGGAGGCGTCCTTCGCCCCGGTGAGAGACACCAGCAGCCCCGCGCCGAGCGCCAGCAGGAGTACTCCCGCCACCCCGCGGACCCTGGACGCCGTCGCGGTGGGCGGTTGGTCCGCCGAACGCAGCGCCTCGATGGGCGCGATCCTCGCGGCCCTGCGGGACGGCAGCCACGCGGCGAGGACGGTGACGCCCACGCCGACGCCGAGCGCGGCGACGATCGGGCGCGGTCCGATGACCAGGGGCCCCCGGGGCAGGGCGTCCCCGGTGCTCAGCAGGTCGGGCAGTACGGCGGCGATGCCGAGGCCGAGGAGGAACCCGAGCGCCGACGCGGCGAGGCCGACCAGCGCGGCCTCCCAGAGGACGGAGCGGACCACCTGCCGGCGCGAGGCGCCGATCGCCCGCAGCAGCGCGATCTCCCGGCCGCGCCGGGACACGAGCATGGTGAAGGTGTTGACGATGAGGAACGAACCGATGAACAGGGAGACCCCGGCGAAGACCAGCGGCAGTTTGGTGTAGCCACGGGTCAGCGTGTTGACGAGGATGCCCTGTTGGTCGGCCTGTGCGGTACCGGTGGTGGCTTCGGCGCGGTCGGCCGGCAGCATCGCGCGGACGCGCTCGGCGAGCTCGAACTGGCCGGTGCCGGGGGCGGCGGTCAGGTCGATCGAGGTGTAGTGGCCGGGTGACGCGAACAGTGCCTGGGCGGTCGCCTTGTGGAACAGGGTGAGGGTGCCGCCGGCGGTCACCCGGGGCTCCTTGGTGGTCACGACCCCCACGAGCCGCTTCCTCAGTACCGGGCCGTCCGTGGCCAGCGTGATGGTGTCGCCGAGGGCGAACCCGCCGGCGGCGGCGGTGCCGTCGTCCACGGCGATCTCGGCGTCGTTCCGGGGCGCGTGCCCCTTGACCAGCGGAAAGCGACCGTCCTTGCCGTCCGCCCCCGGTACGTAGGCGGCGCCCAGGTTCGCCCAGGTCCGTCCGGCCCGCAGGGGGGCGCCGTCCGAGCCGTTCAGGGTCGCCGGGCCGTCGGCCGACGGCCGTACCGCGGCGACACCCGGCACGTCGGCCAGTTTCCGGGCGAGCACGTCATCGACGACGGTGGTGTCATCGCCGGGGCCTGCCGGGGCTGCCCCGGGCGGGGGCTGCCTCGGGGTCACGGTGACCGCGATGTCCGCGAAGCTCTTCGACACGGCGGCGCGGTGAGCGGCGGCGGAGGAGTCCGCGAAGACGAGTGTGCCGCTGACGAACGCGACACCCAGGCAGACCGCGAGGACGGTCAGGAGCAGACGGGCCTTGTGCGCCAGGGCGTTGCGCAGGGCTGTTTTCAGCATGGGCAGCTTTCAGGGCGGAGGAGGGGAGGGAGGGACAAGGGACGGCGCAAGCGGCGCCGTGCCGGTCAGCTGGTACGGGAGCGGGTGTCGAACGCCTTCATCCGGTCCAGGACCCGCTCCGGCGTGGGATGCGCCATCTCGTCGACCAGGCGACCGTCCGCGAGGAAGACCACACGGTCGGCGAACCCGGCGGCCACGGGGTCGTGGGTCACCATGACCACGGTCCGGCCGAGTTCGCGCACCGAGTCGCGCAGGAAACCGAGGACCTCGGCCCCGGCGCGGGAGTCGAGGTTGCCGGTGGGCTCGTCCGCGAAGACGATCGCGGGGCGCGAGGCCAGCGCACGGGCCACCGCGACGCGTTGCTGCTGCCCGCCGGACAACTGCCCGGGGCGGTGGTCGAGCCGCTGCGACAGGCCGACCATGGACACCACCCGGTCCAGCCACTGCCCGTCGGGGCGGCGCCCGGCGATGCTCAGCGGCAGCGTGATGTTCTCCAGCGCGGTCAGCGTCGGCAGCAGGTTGAACGCCTGGAAGACGAAGCCGATCCGGTCCCGGCGCAGGGCGGTGAGCTGCCGGTCGTTCAGCGTGCCCAGGTCGGTGGTGCCGATGCGGACCGAGCCCGAGGTGACCGAGTCGAGCCCGGCGGCGCAGTGCATCAGCGTGGACTTGCCACAGCCGGACGGGCCCATGATCGCGGTGAACTCGCCCTCCCGGAAGGCGAGGCTGACATCGTCCAGGGCGACGACACGCGTGTCGCCGCTGCCGTGGACCTTGGAGAGGCCGACGGTGGCGGCCGCGATCCCCGCCGTCGGGTTCGGCGCGTACGGGGAAAGGGGCTCTGCGGTCACGATGGACTCCTCTTCGGGTACCGATGGGGGCACTTCGAAGGGTGTCCGGGGAACGTATCGGGATGTCATCCGTCGTGTATCGGTGGCCGCGCCGCTTGGCAGCGGTTGAGCGTGACGGGTGGTCAGGCGGGTCGAGCCGGCAGGCGCAGGGTGGCGACGGCGCCGCCTTCCGGGGCGTTGCCCAGGTGCAACTCGGCGCCCAGTACCCGGGCCTGGCCCTGGGCGATGGTCAGGCCCAGTCCGTGCCCCGAGCCCCGCTCCGCCGCGCCCGTGTGGAAGCGTCGCGGACCGTCGCGCAGCAGGTCGGCGGGGAAACCGGGACCGCGGTCGCGCACGACGACGGTACGACCCTCGACGGTGACCTCGACGGGGCCGCCCCCGTGCCGGTGGGCGTTGACGACGAGGTTGCCGACGATCCGTTCGAGACGGCGCGGATCGGTTTCCACGGTCGCCGCTCCCTCGGTGGTAGCCGTTCCCTCCGTGCCGGGCGTGTCCCCGACGGTGACCGTCGCGACGCATCCGGTACGCGCCACGGCCTCCCGCACGACCGCGCCGAGCGGCACGTGGGAGCGGACCGGCTGTTCGGCGCCCGCGTCCAGCCGGGAGATCTCCAGCAGGTCCTCGATCAGGCCGCGCAGATCGCGTACGCGCGCCCGCAGCAGATCCTCCGTCTCGCCGCTCGGCAGCAGGTCGGCGGCGACCAACAGACCGCCGACGGGCGTGCGCAGCTCGTGGGCCACGTCCGCGGTGAACTGCCGCTCGTTGCGCAGGCGTCGGGCGAGACTGTCGGCCATCAGGTCGACGGTGGCGGCGATGTCGGCCACCTCGTCGCCGCCCTTGACGTGCCCGGTCCGGGCGTCGAGGTCCCCGGCGGAGATCCGGCCCGCGGTCTCGGAGACCCGCCGCAGCCTGCGGCCGAGCAACCCGGCCCCGTACACCGCCAGGGGGACGGCCGCGGCGAGCGCGACGAGCGAGGCCACCGCCATGCTCACGTCGAGGCGGCGCAGCTCGTGGAGCTCACCGTTCATGTTGACGCGCATGGCGAGCACCGGACTGTCCGGGCCGCCGACCCGCTGGGCGGCCCAGACGGTCGGCCCGACGTTGGCGTCCACGCGGCCGTCGTAGGCCGTGTGCCGATTTCCGTCGGCCGGGTGGCGCAGGGCGGCGGGCAGCTCGGCGGGGTCGAGTTCGGCGCCGTCCGCGAGCGTTCCGGTGCGCCGGTAGACGTCCATGGCCGAGTACACGCCGTTGAACGCCCGTGCCTCGGCCCGACTGCGGATGTCCTGCGCCGTCCACAGGTGGACCAGTACGCCCACGGCCGCGGCGACGAGGCAGGCCGTGGCCGCGGCCAGCGCCGCGATCTTCCGACGCAGGGACGCGCGGACCGGCCGCGGCCGGGTGAACGGGCACACCGCGCTCAGCGCCTGAGCTTGTAGCCGAAGCCGCGGACCGTCTCGATCCGGTCCCGCCCCAGCTTCTTGCGCAGCCGCTGTACGCACAGGTCGACGACCCGGCTGTCGCCGTCCCAGCCGTAGTCCCAGACGTCACGCAGCAGGGTGTGCCGCTCCAGCACGATGCCCGGGTGGGCTGCGAACTCCAGCAGGAGTTTCAGTTCGGTCGGGGTGAGCGCCACCGGACGTCCGGAGACGAACACCTCCAGGCCGCCGGTGTCGATGGAGAGGTCCCCGAAGAGCAGCCGGTCCCGGTCTCCCCCGGACGCGGGCGGCTCCTCGCCCGTCGTGCGCGCGGGCCCGGGGGCGTAGGTCGCCCGCCGCAGCAGCGAGCGGATGCGCGCCACGAGCACGGAGGTCTCCACCGGCTTGACGACGTAGTCGTCGGCCCCGGCCTCCAGGCCGGCGATCACGTCGAGGCCTTCGCCGCGGGCGGACATCATCAGGATCGGCACCAGGCTGGTCTCCCGGACCCTGCGGCACAGTCCGATCCCGTCGAGACCGGGCAGCAGCACGTCCAGGATCAGCAGGTCGAAGCTCTCCTCGCGCAGGAGCTCCAGCGCGGCGAGGCCGTCCGCCGCGGCCTTCATCCGGTAGCCGTAGCGTTCGAGGGCGACGGTGAACGACCGGCGCATCAGGTCGTCGTCCTCCACCAGCAACACGCGGGCGAGGCGCGCGGAGGCGGGAGCCGGGGCGGACGAGGACACGGGGACGACTCCTGTTCGAACGGTCCGGGCGGGGCGGGGGACCCGGGTGCGCTCACGCACCGCCGTCGATCCGAAAGGAACGATACGCCGGCGAAGCAGGGCGCCGTCCGTGCCGCACCCCGCGCCCGCACCCACCCGAAGGAGCCTCCGCGCCCCGAGAAAGCGCAGCTCAGACGGGGTGGGGGTGCCTTGACTCCCTGGTACGGGCCGACCCTGCGAGGGCGCGGCCGCCGGGGACGACGCACCGGTTTGATGGACGACCAAGCGCTCCCTGATACCCGCCCGATACACAAGCGAGGCCGGCGCTCCCGCACATCCGGGTCGGCTCGCCCCCTCCGGCGTCAGCGGGCCCGGAGCAACCCGCGCAGCGTGTGCCCCAGCAGGCGGGCGTAGGCGCGTTGCAGGACGGGTATCGCCGGGCCCGCGAGGCGGGTGTACCAGCAGCCGGGCCGGCTGAAGGCGGTCACCGTGAACCACACACCGCCGTCGGCGTCCATGTCCACGACGAAGGACTCCTCGCCGCACTCGGGGTGGCCCTTCAGCGTCCCGTACGCGAAACCGACGCGGTCGGGTTCGTACGCCGTCCAGATCACCTGGCACGGAGCGGTGACGCGCAGCGGCCCGATGCCGATGCCGACCTCCACCCGCCGACCGGGGAGGAGGGGGCCCTCCTGGTCCGTGGCGACGCGCATCCCCGAGGCGCGGTGCGCCCGGAGGGTGGTGACGGCGGCGCCGGCCGCTTCCAGGTCGGGCCGGCCGTGCCCGATCCGGACGCGGTACTCCAGGTGGTTGTATCCGGCCGGCAGCGGGCGCCGGGCCGTGGCGCCCTCCTCGGGGTAGTTGACGGTGTCGCGGGCGGCGCTGAAGAGGCGGGTCATGGGGTCTTCTCCGTCAGGTCGGGGCCCAGCCGGTGCCAGGCGAGCATCGAGCAGAGGGCGAATCCGAGGGCGTTCCCGAGGCCGTGGGTGGCGGCCATCCAGGTCAGGGTGGGGTGAGTGATGCCGGTGGCCTCGCCGAGGGCCCACCACAGGGCGAGCAGCATGGTGGCGACCAGGACCGCGGCCGAGGTCGACAACAGGGCGCCCGTGACGCGTCGGCGGGCCCGCGGCCGGATCTCCCGCCAGGTCAGCAGGGCCACCGCCCACATCCCGCCGGTCAGGACCACGGCGCCCACCAGCTCGGCCCAGTCGTCGACGAAGTACCCGAGGAGCACGAGGAGCGTGCCGGCCGGGACGCTGTACGCCGCCGCGTGCGCGAGGCCGCCGGCCGAGGACGGGGCGGCCCGGCACACCAGCCCGGCGACCAGGGCGGCGACGAAACCGGCGAAGTGGAAGTGCGGCACGGTCAGCGCCAGGATGTCGAGGTCGAAGCCGAAGAGACGGTGTCCGCCGCGTTCGGCGACCAGGGCCGTCGCGGCCACCGAGGGCGCGACGAGCGCGGTCAGCACGGCGATCTCGGCCGGGGCGAGCGAGCGCGTCCGCAGCAGCCGGGCCGGGGCCCGTGCCGCGAGGGCGACGGTGGCGGCCGCGTAGAGTCCGGCGAGCGCGGTGGCGAGGGAGCCGCGCGGAAGCCACAGGCACAGCGCGCCGGGAACGGCGAGGAGCGGCCACAGCCGGGCGATCCGGTGCAGCCCGACCGGGTCGATCAGACGCAGGCCTGCCGGAACGATCCCCAGCATGCCCAGGGTGACGATCAGATTCACCAGCACCGTCATCGCGGACCCCCTCCGACTGCGCCGTACGCGCGGAGCAATGAACGCTTGAACGCGTTCAACTCATGGTCGTGACCCTACGGGGTTCGTTGAACATGTTCAAGACCGGTGGCAGGCGGGCGCCCCGTCACCTCACCCGCCGGCTCCGAGGACCTCCCGGATCACGTGCCGGGCGTTGGCCGAGATGATCGGGTTGGTCCTCCGGTAGTACGGCAGCTGGATGACCGCCATGGACAGCGCCCAGCCCCGGCCCCGCGCCCAGGTCGCGTCGTCCACGTCCACCGCGTCGCGGTACACCCGTCGAGCCGAGGCGGGCAGCAGGTTCCAGGCGGGAATGAGGTCGGTGGCAGGCTCTCCCGTGCCCACGGTCCCGAAGTCGATGACGGCCGAGACGCGGTCACCGTCCAGCAGCAGATTGCTCGGCATCAGGTCGGAGTGCGTCCAACGGGCCGGGCCCGCCCACGCCGCCGCCGCGAGCGCCTCCTCCCAGGCCGCGGTGATCTCCTCGGCGTCGAAGGGTTCGTCGGTGCGGCGCAGCGCCTCGATCGCCTCCCGCACCTCCCGGTCCTCGCCGACCAGTGGCGCGCCCCGGTGCGCGGGCGGACCGCCGGGGAGTTCGATCCGGCGGAACGCGACCGCGAACCGTGCCAGTTCCCGCGCCACGGACTCCGGCTCCGCAAGCTCCCCCTCGACCGGGCTGCGTCCCTCGATCCACCGGTGCACCGCCCAGCTCAGCGGGTAGCCCTCACCCGGGGCGCCGGTCGCCACCACCTCCGGGATCGGCAAGGGCAGCAGCGGCGCCAGCCGGGGGAGCAGCCGCGCCTCCGTGGCGATGGCCTCGGCGCCGCCAGGGCGCAGCGGCAGCCGGACGGAGAGGTCGTCGCCGAGCCGGTAGATCGCGTTGACCGTGCCGCCCGACGCGAGCCTGATGATCGGCAGGTCCGCCCACCGGGGGAGCTGGGTGCGCAGCAGCCCTCGTACCAGCTCGGTGTCGATCTCCGCTTCGTCCGCGTGCATCCTGCCCATGTCCCACCCCGTTCTCTCGGTTCCCGCCCGGATCGTCGCACGGCCGGACCACGCCGCACAGCCGATTCGGCAGCCCTCCGACCAGGCCGAACCGACGGAACGCACCCCCGCGACCGCGCCCGGACCGCAGCCCTCGCGTGCTCGACGGTCCGGGTCGGGGCGGCGCCGTGGACAGGGCGAGGAACGCCCCGTGCCGCGGCCCCCGGGCAACCCGCGCATTTCCCGGCGGGGGAGTGCCCCGCGCCGCTAACGTGGCGGAACTCACTGCCGTCGGGGGGCAGGCGGTCGGTCGCGATCGCCAGGGCGTGTTCTCTCCCGGCCGAGCTCTGTCTCGCGGCGGTGTCCGCAGGACGCCAGGCGATGCCGCCTGTCGCCTCGACGCGCAGAGGAGCAGTGTGCAACGGCCGCTTCCGCAGGGGATCGAGTACCTGATCGAGCAGTTCGACACGTTCGCGGCCAACCGGGGCGAAAGCCGCCGGTTACCCGTGGTGCTGTTGAAACGGGACCCCGGCGCACCCGGCTCCGTACAGGAATCCACCGCGCGCACGGTGATCACGGGATACCGGGACCGACTGTACGAACGGGACCTCGACCGCACCGTCGACCTCGTCCCCCACGCTCTCCTCGAAGACACCGACGCCACCGCTCCCGAGACACTGCCCGGCGAGATCCCCGGCGCCGAGATCGACCCACACGTCGCCCTGCTGGACGCCTTCGTCGACCAGTTGGAGAACTCGATGCCCTCCGACGCGGGGGAACTGCGGCTCCCGCGCTTCCACACCTGCCGCGCCGTCCTGGAGGTCTCCGTCGGCGCCGGTTCGGCCGCCGGCAAACGACGCCGGCTGCGCGACGAGCTCTACACCGAACTCCTCGCCCGCAGACCGCTCCTGGGGACCCTGGCCAGGGTCGCCGGCGCCACCGGCGGCAGCTTCCTGGTGAACATCTGGCTCTCCCTCTTCCAACTCCTCGTCGTCGGACTGCCCCGACGCCTCTACGGCCTGTGGCTCAGCAGACGCCGCTCCCTGCGCTGGGTCGGCTCCCGCAGACCCAAGGGCGCGAACTTCCTGCGCATGGCGTTGACCATCACCCGGGCCGGCACCTCGCGGCACAACCACGCACTGATCCAGCGCATGCTGCTCATGGCCCTGCTCAACGACCTGTCCCGGGCCGCGAAGCCCTCCCGGCTCTGGATCCACCGCCGCCGCCGCCGCTGGCCCTTCGTCCTGCTCCTCCCGGAGGTCGGCGAGGAAGGCACACCCGTACGCGAACTGCTCGACACCTACGCGGACATCGTCCGCACCGAACCGCCCGCGCCGCTCATGGTGCTGGGAGCCCTGGCCGGGGCAGCGCCCTCCTACGCCCAATCGGTACCCGCCGACCCCCGCAGCGTCACCGGTCTCGCCGACCGCGTCCACGCCCTCTACACCCGGCGCTCCGCGTCGGCGGTCCACCTGGTCCCCCTGTCCGCGAGCGACGACGACGGACCGGCCGACCGCTGGCTGGAGACGAACCCGAAGGTAGAGGTACGCGCGAACGGCCGCGGCGACTACGTACGCGCCGTGGCCGCCCCCGTCCTGGTGCTCGCCCTCGTGGCCGCAGGGCTGATCGTCTTCACGAACAGGACCGGAACGAAACCCTCCTGCCACCAGGTCGCCTCCGGGGAGATCGTCGGCGTCACCGACGGAAGCGAATGCCACCTGGGGATCGCCGGACGCGACGACGAACTCCTGTCCCTGGAAGCCGTCGCCGCGCGGCAGAACGGCGACGCGCTGCGCAGCGGACGCCCGTACCGGACCGTGGTGTTCTTCGCCCCGCTCACGGCGGAGCCCGGGGACTCCACCCCGGTGAGCATCCAGAGCCTTCGGGGCGCCCTCACCGCCCAGAACCAGGTCAACAGCCGCGAGGGCGACGTGGTCCAGATCCGTCTGCTCATCGCGAACTCCGGAAAGTACTTCGCCTACGGATCACAGAACACCCAGGGCCCGGACATCGCGCAGGAGATCGTCCAGAGGAAGGACCGGGACAAGATCGCGGCCGTGGTCGGCATCACACAGAGCCGGCCCGCCTCGTTCGCGGCGGTCGCGGAACTCTCCGCGGCCAGCATCCCCGTCATCGGCAACTCGGTCACCGGCAGCAAGATGGTGGACGAGCGGGCCTCCGCCTACTACTTCCAGGTATCGCCCTCGGACGACCGCATCGCCGAGGTGATGGCCGAGTTCGCGTCGCACTCCGAGCAGATCGGCGAGCTGACGACGGTCAAGGACGACAACCGGACGGCCGTGGTGGTCTACGACCCGGAAGACGAGTTCTTCAGCTCCGACCTCCAGACGAAGTTCACCCGGTACTACACCGGCGGCAAGGTGGTGACCGTCCCCTACTACGAGCACCGCAACGGGCAGATCGTCTCGGAAGTGGCGCGCGACATCTGCGCGGAGGTCCGGGCCACGGGCGGATTCATCGTCTACGCGGGCCGCTCGGGCGAGATGCCGGGACTCTTCGACGCGCTCCAGGGCACCGCCGACTGCCGGAAGGCGGACG of the Streptomyces sp. NBC_01426 genome contains:
- a CDS encoding barstar family protein, whose amino-acid sequence is MNNPWHERWNRRRDVPLRYVLVEERDHGEDGRDAPYSFGYAVLAKCAEVEGLFAELPPPTAPREQLTLFSCAPSGRLRAAVAGADRGRVGDLRIGVTLRGLPVDGWTHGLSDAVVVAHRPGSEDPSRIDITVEATVRTPDLSFGRPPDELRRQFGFELSGAEGEDPYGSCAAAPRLFATRKAPEQAVLRLLGVDPDAPLLAGGDRSTPTDILAVDRTGRVMTGRDAHLRVIGAKPSAFGSGLLDVEVAGRVEDKPLPALEAVWALWREGRPAEPHQWTRFPDELLAEWLWLTEKDAGPDRKGGRHHLDGRLVTGWYALHCALGEAVNGPGGYYGRCWNSLFDCLSGGYGAVPPFTLVWHHFPAARRALAGAGPAADVSYAEEVVDRLRAFGVTVELR
- a CDS encoding ABC transporter permease, which translates into the protein MLKTALRNALAHKARLLLTVLAVCLGVAFVSGTLVFADSSAAAHRAAVSKSFADIAVTVTPRQPPPGAAPAGPGDDTTVVDDVLARKLADVPGVAAVRPSADGPATLNGSDGAPLRAGRTWANLGAAYVPGADGKDGRFPLVKGHAPRNDAEIAVDDGTAAAGGFALGDTITLATDGPVLRKRLVGVVTTKEPRVTAGGTLTLFHKATAQALFASPGHYTSIDLTAAPGTGQFELAERVRAMLPADRAEATTGTAQADQQGILVNTLTRGYTKLPLVFAGVSLFIGSFLIVNTFTMLVSRRGREIALLRAIGASRRQVVRSVLWEAALVGLAASALGFLLGLGIAAVLPDLLSTGDALPRGPLVIGPRPIVAALGVGVGVTVLAAWLPSRRAARIAPIEALRSADQPPTATASRVRGVAGVLLLALGAGLLVSLTGAKDASEENLRNAMFGCAVVVVALIVLAPLLAGPVIRLSGRLTDRLGIAGRLARENALRDPRRTAATASALMVSTALVAGLAVIGDSTSQALDRQAAAGLGADYVISARSTMSGIDPAAVQRVADTSGVETASAVTDSTLFTGGQVREIAGVDPETVHDVMELDFVSGSLKDLGPGRLAVSASVAREQGLSAGSALTARIGRDQEPRQYTVVGVYRDNPVAHDVLGARVEVGRHSHLPDSVQRILVRAGAGGAAPATADGLRTATGNSPLMKVQNRDELVHEAAGAMGDLLTLMYGLLALGAVISSLGIVNTLAVSVAERTREIGVLRALGMDRGRIRRMIRLESLTVAAFGTLLGLAGGLFGAWAVGALANGAIADYSMALPWGTLLLVCLVSLAIGTVAAAGPARRAAALSPLEAVART
- a CDS encoding ABC transporter ATP-binding protein; this encodes MTSRYVPRTPFEVPPSVPEEESIVTAEPLSPYAPNPTAGIAAATVGLSKVHGSGDTRVVALDDVSLAFREGEFTAIMGPSGCGKSTLMHCAAGLDSVTSGSVRIGTTDLGTLNDRQLTALRRDRIGFVFQAFNLLPTLTALENITLPLSIAGRRPDGQWLDRVVSMVGLSQRLDHRPGQLSGGQQQRVAVARALASRPAIVFADEPTGNLDSRAGAEVLGFLRDSVRELGRTVVMVTHDPVAAGFADRVVFLADGRLVDEMAHPTPERVLDRMKAFDTRSRTS
- a CDS encoding sensor histidine kinase, whose translation is MCPFTRPRPVRASLRRKIAALAAATACLVAAAVGVLVHLWTAQDIRSRAEARAFNGVYSAMDVYRRTGTLADGAELDPAELPAALRHPADGNRHTAYDGRVDANVGPTVWAAQRVGGPDSPVLAMRVNMNGELHELRRLDVSMAVASLVALAAAVPLAVYGAGLLGRRLRRVSETAGRISAGDLDARTGHVKGGDEVADIAATVDLMADSLARRLRNERQFTADVAHELRTPVGGLLVAADLLPSGETEDLLRARVRDLRGLIEDLLEISRLDAGAEQPVRSHVPLGAVVREAVARTGCVATVTVGDTPGTEGTATTEGAATVETDPRRLERIVGNLVVNAHRHGGGPVEVTVEGRTVVVRDRGPGFPADLLRDGPRRFHTGAAERGSGHGLGLTIAQGQARVLGAELHLGNAPEGGAVATLRLPARPA
- a CDS encoding response regulator transcription factor codes for the protein MRRSFTVALERYGYRMKAAADGLAALELLREESFDLLILDVLLPGLDGIGLCRRVRETSLVPILMMSARGEGLDVIAGLEAGADDYVVKPVETSVLVARIRSLLRRATYAPGPARTTGEEPPASGGDRDRLLFGDLSIDTGGLEVFVSGRPVALTPTELKLLLEFAAHPGIVLERHTLLRDVWDYGWDGDSRVVDLCVQRLRKKLGRDRIETVRGFGYKLRR
- a CDS encoding DUF1990 family protein — translated: MTRLFSAARDTVNYPEEGATARRPLPAGYNHLEYRVRIGHGRPDLEAAGAAVTTLRAHRASGMRVATDQEGPLLPGRRVEVGIGIGPLRVTAPCQVIWTAYEPDRVGFAYGTLKGHPECGEESFVVDMDADGGVWFTVTAFSRPGCWYTRLAGPAIPVLQRAYARLLGHTLRGLLRAR